One part of the Lapillicoccus jejuensis genome encodes these proteins:
- a CDS encoding GNAT family N-acetyltransferase — protein MDGHGGRLRVTFHDDPAAFLSVAGPVLGADPVTGTVVATIAQRVAHELAGGVDSWEAVGAPFARWWATVHDVPGGTGPGEGPVVGVAMRTAGFERYPAFLLPMPDDAARVLAREVHDRGEELRGLNGALPAVRVCAEETARLLGGSVHLLVRTRLFEARHVDHPAAPDGSLSLAGPGDLEVCAAWFAAFHADADRQAGRRPGEGGEHPPDRDDVARRIERGTVALWRDGQGRPVHLTGWNPPAFGVARIGPVYTPAEHRGRGYAAAAVAATTQRFLDDGVRVCLFTDQANPVSNALYERLGYRPVTDMAQLVVE, from the coding sequence ATGGACGGGCACGGTGGGCGGCTGCGGGTGACCTTCCACGACGACCCGGCCGCGTTCCTCTCCGTCGCCGGGCCGGTGCTCGGGGCCGACCCGGTGACGGGGACCGTCGTCGCGACCATCGCGCAGCGGGTCGCGCACGAGCTCGCCGGCGGGGTCGACTCCTGGGAAGCGGTCGGGGCGCCGTTCGCGCGGTGGTGGGCGACGGTGCACGACGTCCCCGGTGGCACCGGACCCGGGGAGGGCCCCGTGGTGGGCGTGGCGATGCGGACGGCCGGGTTCGAGCGCTACCCGGCCTTCCTGCTGCCGATGCCCGACGACGCCGCGCGCGTGCTCGCGCGCGAGGTGCACGACCGCGGCGAGGAGCTGCGCGGCCTCAACGGCGCCCTGCCCGCCGTCCGGGTCTGCGCCGAGGAGACCGCCCGGCTGCTCGGTGGGTCGGTGCACCTCCTCGTGCGCACCCGGCTCTTCGAGGCCCGGCACGTGGACCACCCTGCGGCGCCGGACGGGAGCCTGTCCCTCGCCGGCCCGGGCGACCTCGAGGTCTGCGCGGCCTGGTTCGCGGCGTTCCACGCCGACGCCGACCGCCAGGCCGGCCGTCGACCTGGGGAGGGTGGGGAGCACCCACCGGACCGGGACGACGTCGCCCGTCGCATCGAGCGGGGGACGGTGGCGTTGTGGCGGGACGGCCAGGGGCGGCCCGTGCACCTCACCGGGTGGAACCCGCCCGCCTTCGGGGTCGCGCGGATCGGTCCCGTCTACACGCCGGCCGAGCACCGCGGGCGCGGGTACGCCGCCGCGGCCGTCGCCGCGACGACCCAGCGCTTCCTGGACGACGGCGTGCGGGTGTGCCTCTTCACCGACCAGGCGAACCCGGTGTCGAACGCGCTCTACGAACGGCTCGGCTACCGACCCGTCACGGACATGGCGCAGCTCGTCGTCGAGTGA